The proteins below come from a single Papaver somniferum cultivar HN1 chromosome 11, ASM357369v1, whole genome shotgun sequence genomic window:
- the LOC113320770 gene encoding uncharacterized protein LOC113320770, with product MQTSGSDFDRLRRTNWERYELNTKKDIGEAEYVTWYKSIAKPVIGTQNMHIYGFDFPGLSSMSHDANIVPSQPPPKEPCFKTYPTAGASSSSFSSNMHEIRWEMPSITSQGDPTTIPIVSQAMERDYPCYNVTASNEELWSQLNDLYWVNRQMEAIHLNVCWKWHEDTMFVLGPTVNDDGCSPYTDSTRSNRSLHDSDNTVVGETQVRHSTSPQTVLVSQPQVSRLDPNRISSSFSPYNPNDCYNVTPQQQQTSYMLEGPSAFQSPNVVQPALSPGNLFNMLESGDIPGLSAGLGEFLTPEDNNGRANDERR from the coding sequence ATGCAAACCTCTGGATCAGATTTTGATCGGCTGAGAAGAACCAATTGggagaggtatgaactaaatacaaaGAAGGATATTGGTGAAGCTGAGTATGTCACCTGGTACAAGTCGATTGCGAAGCCTGTAATTGGGACACAGAACATGCACATCTATGGGTTTGATTTTCCAGGGTTATCAAGCATGTCCCATGATGCAAATATCGTTCCTAGCCAGCCACCTCCAAAAGAGCCATGCTTTAAGACTTACCCCACCGcgggtgcaagttcttcatcattTTCGTCAAATATGCACGAAATTCGTTGGGAGATgccaagtattacttcacaaggtgatcCAACCACGATCCCCATTGTTTCCCAAGCTATGGAACGTGATTATCCTTGCTACAATGTGACTGCCAGTAACGAAGAGTTGTGGAGCCAACTGAACGATTTGTATTGGGTGAATCGGCAAATGGAGGCTATACACTTGAATGTGTGTTGGAAATGGCACGAGGACACAATGTTTGTATTGGGTccaactgtaaatgatgatgggTGTTCACCGTATACCGATTCCACCAGGAGCAACAGATCATTGCACGATAGTGATAATACAGTGGTGGGGGAAACACAAGTACGACACAGTACTTCACCACAAACTGTGCTTGTATCTCAACCTCAAGTATCTCGGCTAGATCCAAAtcgcatttcatcatcattctcgcccTACAATCCAAATGATTGCTACAATGTtacaccacaacaacaacaaacatcttaTATGCTTGAAGGACCGAGTGCTTTCCAATCGCCTAATGTTGTTCAACCAGCTTTATCCCCTGGAAATTTATTTAATATGTTGGAAAGTGGGGATATCCCAGGTTTATCTGCAGGTCTTGGAGAATTCTTGACTCCAGAAGATAACAATGGGAGAGCTAATGATGAACGACGTTAG
- the LOC113321821 gene encoding probable galacturonosyltransferase 7 isoform X2, with product MKGGGVSSTYPLPPSKRRWRGLAVAVFGLVVLSMLVPLVFLLGIHNGFQSTGFGSEDRSSTPSHKKYENYDPVEQDVPQIESEDVITIANDAANKTVRNDPLQVPVKPKTDSSPVQKEVPKPPPQEKQKGMSQVTEHDKGATSDETGKPCQLEFGSYCLWRKEHKEVMKDRVVKQMKDDLFVARAYFPSIAKLTSHDKMSRELKQNIQEFEKILSESSTDADLPSHMEKRLQKMEAIIRKVKSVILDCNNVDKKLRQILDLTEDEAHFHMSQSAFLYQLAVQTMPKSLHCLSMRLTVEYFKAQSLDMDISSDKYVNPLLQHYVIFSNNILASSVVINSTVMHAKESGKQVFHVLTSGQNYYAMKLWFFRNSYKEATIQIMKIEDFNQEHDVANPGHQSLSNEYRVSVHRVSKPQTTQMDTNYISVFGETHFLLPQFFPDLKRVVVLGDDIVVKEDLSPLWSINMEGKVIGASYFCSLKLGQLKSYLGEEDFYEGSCSWMSGLNLVDLVKWKERNITQKYHKLLQVVKQRTKITSVNGVALPAILLTFEGLVHPLEDSWLLSGLGQSFKVEAQAIEKAAVLHYNGLMKPWLELGIPQYKAYWKKFLVRDDLFMSQCNVNP from the exons ATGAAGGGTGGTGGAGTATCATCAACTTATCCGCTTCCTCCTTCGAAAAGACGCTGGAGAGGTCTTGCTGTTGCTGTGTTTGGTCTTGTTGTTCTGTCAATGCTTGTTCCTCTTGTATTCTTACTTGGTATACACAATGGATTTCAATCTACTG GATTTGGGTCTGAAGATCGAAGTTCTACTCCA AGTCATAAGAAATATGAGAATTACGATCCGGTTGAACAGGATGTACCACAAATTGAATCAGAG GATGTTATTACTATCGCCAATGATGCTGCAAACAAAACTGTTAGAAATGATCCCTTGCAAGTCcctgtgaaaccaaaaactg ATTCATCTCCAGTGCAGAAGGAGGTGCCTAAACCGCCGCCTCAGGAAAAA CAAAAAGGCATGTCTCAAGTTACCGAGCATGATAAGGGTGCAACTAGTGATGAAACTGGAAAGCCATGTCAATTGGAATTTGGGAGCTATTGTCTTTGGCGTAAAGAACATAAAGAAGTAATGAAGGACAGAGTGGTGAAGCAAATGAAGGACGACCTTTTTGTAGCAAGAGCATATTTTCCTAGCATTGCGAAACTTACATCTCATGATAAGATGTCGCGTGAATTGAAGCAAAACATTCAAGAGTTTGAGAAAATTCTCAGTGAGAGTTCCACAGATGCTGATCTTCCTTCACA CATGGAGAAGAGGCTGCAGAAGATGGAGGCCATAATTCGCAAAGTTAAATCTGTCATATTAGATTGCAACAATGTTGACAAAAAACTAAGACAGATATTAGATTTGACTGAGGATGAAGCCCATTTCCACATGAGTCAGAGCGCATTCCTCTATCAGCTTGCTGTCCAGACCATGCCCAAGAGTCTGCACTGCCTTTCAATGAGATTGACTGTAGAATATTTCAAAGCGCAGTCACTGGATATGGATATTTCATCAGATAAATATGTCAATCCGTTGCTGCAACATTATGTTATCTTCTCAAACAATATACTGGCATCATCAGTTGTCATCAACTCAACAGTTATGCATGCTAAA GAAAGTGGGAAGCAGGTTTTTCATGTGCTAACAAGTGGTCAGAACTACtatgccatgaaactttggttcTTCAGGAATTCCTACAAGGAAGCCACCATTCAAataatgaagattgaagattttaaCCAAGAACATGATGTAGCGAACCCGGGGCATCAATCATTATCCAATGAATACCGTGTTTCGGTCCATAGAGTCAGTAAACCGCAAACAACACAAATGGATACCAACTACATATCGGTTTTTGGTGAGACACATTTTCTTCTCCCTCAATTTTTCCCTGATCTAAAGAGGGTAGTTGTTTTGGGTGATGATATAGTCGTCAAAGAAGATTTGTCTCCCTTATGGAGTATTAACATGGAAGGGAAGGTGATTGGAGCTTCATATTTCTGTTCATTGAAGTTGGGTCAGCTGAAAAGCTATTTGGGTGAGGAAGATTTCTATGAAGGTTCTTGCAGTTGGATGTCTGGACTTAACTTAGTTGATCTAGTTAAGTGGAAGGAGCGGAACATTACTCAAAAATACCATAAGCTGCTTCAAGTTGTG AAGCAGAGAACCAAAATAACATCAGTGAATGGTGTAGCATTGCCTGCAATATTGCTCACTTTTGAGGGTTTAGTGCATCCTCTTGAAGATTCTTGGCTTTTATCTGGATTGGGTCAGAGTTTTAAGGTGGAAGCACAAGCAATTGAAAAAGCAGCTGTGTTGCATTACAATGGACTCATGAAACCATGGTTAGAGCTAGGCATCCCACAGTACAAAGCATATTGGAAGAAGTTTCTGGTTCGTGATGATCTGTTCATGAGTCAGTGCAATGTAAACCCATAA
- the LOC113321821 gene encoding probable galacturonosyltransferase 7 isoform X1, whose product MKGGGVSSTYPLPPSKRRWRGLAVAVFGLVVLSMLVPLVFLLGIHNGFQSTGFGSEDRSSTPSHKKYENYDPVEQDVPQIESEVDKSTHLDNLMERLKPTLPKDVITIANDAANKTVRNDPLQVPVKPKTDSSPVQKEVPKPPPQEKQKGMSQVTEHDKGATSDETGKPCQLEFGSYCLWRKEHKEVMKDRVVKQMKDDLFVARAYFPSIAKLTSHDKMSRELKQNIQEFEKILSESSTDADLPSHMEKRLQKMEAIIRKVKSVILDCNNVDKKLRQILDLTEDEAHFHMSQSAFLYQLAVQTMPKSLHCLSMRLTVEYFKAQSLDMDISSDKYVNPLLQHYVIFSNNILASSVVINSTVMHAKESGKQVFHVLTSGQNYYAMKLWFFRNSYKEATIQIMKIEDFNQEHDVANPGHQSLSNEYRVSVHRVSKPQTTQMDTNYISVFGETHFLLPQFFPDLKRVVVLGDDIVVKEDLSPLWSINMEGKVIGASYFCSLKLGQLKSYLGEEDFYEGSCSWMSGLNLVDLVKWKERNITQKYHKLLQVVKQRTKITSVNGVALPAILLTFEGLVHPLEDSWLLSGLGQSFKVEAQAIEKAAVLHYNGLMKPWLELGIPQYKAYWKKFLVRDDLFMSQCNVNP is encoded by the exons ATGAAGGGTGGTGGAGTATCATCAACTTATCCGCTTCCTCCTTCGAAAAGACGCTGGAGAGGTCTTGCTGTTGCTGTGTTTGGTCTTGTTGTTCTGTCAATGCTTGTTCCTCTTGTATTCTTACTTGGTATACACAATGGATTTCAATCTACTG GATTTGGGTCTGAAGATCGAAGTTCTACTCCA AGTCATAAGAAATATGAGAATTACGATCCGGTTGAACAGGATGTACCACAAATTGAATCAGAG GTTGATAAATCAACACATTTAGATAACTTAATGGAAAGATTGAAGCCAACTTTACCAAAG GATGTTATTACTATCGCCAATGATGCTGCAAACAAAACTGTTAGAAATGATCCCTTGCAAGTCcctgtgaaaccaaaaactg ATTCATCTCCAGTGCAGAAGGAGGTGCCTAAACCGCCGCCTCAGGAAAAA CAAAAAGGCATGTCTCAAGTTACCGAGCATGATAAGGGTGCAACTAGTGATGAAACTGGAAAGCCATGTCAATTGGAATTTGGGAGCTATTGTCTTTGGCGTAAAGAACATAAAGAAGTAATGAAGGACAGAGTGGTGAAGCAAATGAAGGACGACCTTTTTGTAGCAAGAGCATATTTTCCTAGCATTGCGAAACTTACATCTCATGATAAGATGTCGCGTGAATTGAAGCAAAACATTCAAGAGTTTGAGAAAATTCTCAGTGAGAGTTCCACAGATGCTGATCTTCCTTCACA CATGGAGAAGAGGCTGCAGAAGATGGAGGCCATAATTCGCAAAGTTAAATCTGTCATATTAGATTGCAACAATGTTGACAAAAAACTAAGACAGATATTAGATTTGACTGAGGATGAAGCCCATTTCCACATGAGTCAGAGCGCATTCCTCTATCAGCTTGCTGTCCAGACCATGCCCAAGAGTCTGCACTGCCTTTCAATGAGATTGACTGTAGAATATTTCAAAGCGCAGTCACTGGATATGGATATTTCATCAGATAAATATGTCAATCCGTTGCTGCAACATTATGTTATCTTCTCAAACAATATACTGGCATCATCAGTTGTCATCAACTCAACAGTTATGCATGCTAAA GAAAGTGGGAAGCAGGTTTTTCATGTGCTAACAAGTGGTCAGAACTACtatgccatgaaactttggttcTTCAGGAATTCCTACAAGGAAGCCACCATTCAAataatgaagattgaagattttaaCCAAGAACATGATGTAGCGAACCCGGGGCATCAATCATTATCCAATGAATACCGTGTTTCGGTCCATAGAGTCAGTAAACCGCAAACAACACAAATGGATACCAACTACATATCGGTTTTTGGTGAGACACATTTTCTTCTCCCTCAATTTTTCCCTGATCTAAAGAGGGTAGTTGTTTTGGGTGATGATATAGTCGTCAAAGAAGATTTGTCTCCCTTATGGAGTATTAACATGGAAGGGAAGGTGATTGGAGCTTCATATTTCTGTTCATTGAAGTTGGGTCAGCTGAAAAGCTATTTGGGTGAGGAAGATTTCTATGAAGGTTCTTGCAGTTGGATGTCTGGACTTAACTTAGTTGATCTAGTTAAGTGGAAGGAGCGGAACATTACTCAAAAATACCATAAGCTGCTTCAAGTTGTG AAGCAGAGAACCAAAATAACATCAGTGAATGGTGTAGCATTGCCTGCAATATTGCTCACTTTTGAGGGTTTAGTGCATCCTCTTGAAGATTCTTGGCTTTTATCTGGATTGGGTCAGAGTTTTAAGGTGGAAGCACAAGCAATTGAAAAAGCAGCTGTGTTGCATTACAATGGACTCATGAAACCATGGTTAGAGCTAGGCATCCCACAGTACAAAGCATATTGGAAGAAGTTTCTGGTTCGTGATGATCTGTTCATGAGTCAGTGCAATGTAAACCCATAA
- the LOC113321997 gene encoding L-ascorbate oxidase homolog, producing MAARVTFLALLLCLSTTVIRAEDPYLFFTWNVTYGTISPLGVPQQGILINNEFPGPNINSTTNNNIVINVFNNLDEPLLFSWNGIQHRKNSWQDGMPGTNCPIQPGKNFTYHFQVKDQIGSYFYFPSTAFHKAAGGFGGLRVNSRLLIPVPFADPEDDYQVIIGDWYTKSHSTLRKILDGGRSINRPDGVLINGKSGNGTDEPLFTMKPGKTYRYRICNVGIKTSLNFRIQGHMMKLVEMDGSHVVQNTYDALDIHVGQCLSVLVTADKTPKDYHMVASTRFIKQVFTTTATIRYEGSNIPASPELPEGPTGIVYSLNQFRSFRWNLTASAARPNPQGSYHYGGINITRTIKIVNSASTVDGKLRYGINGVSHTNPETPLKLAEYYQVPEKVFKYDTISDEPTPESADKITVQPNVVNATFRDFVEIVFENHEKSIQSWHLDGYSFFAVAIEAGKWTPEKRKNYNLLDAVSRHTIQVYPGCWAAIMLTFDNAGMWNLRSNLWERYYLGQQLYVSVTSPARSLRDEYNIPDNAELCGIVKDLPKPPPYTI from the coding sequence ATGGCTGCCAGGGTTACATTTCTTGCACTGTTGTTATGTCTATCAACAACTGTGATCAGGGCTGAAGACCCATATCTTTTCTTCACATGGAATGTCACTTATGGCACCATCTCTCCTCTTGGGGTTCCACAACAAGGCATTCTCATCAACAACGAATTCCCTGGTCCAAACATCAATTCCACCACTAACAACAACATTGTCATCAACGTCTTCAACAATCTTGATGAGCCACTTCTATTCTCATGGAATGGTATTCAACACAGGAAGAATTCATGGCAAGATGGTATGCCCGGTACTAACTGCCCAATCCAACCTGGTAAAAACTTCACCTACCATTTCCAAGTCAAGGATCAGATTGGTAGTTACTTCTACTTCCCTAGCACCGCTTTCCACAAGGCTGCTGGTGGTTTTGGGGGTCTCCGTGTCAACAGTCGCCTACTTATCCCCGTCCCCTTTGCTGATCCTGAAGATGACTACCAGGTGATCATTGGTGATTGGTACACCAAGAGTCATTCTACTCTTAGGAAGATCTTGGATGGTGGTCGATCCATCAACAGGCCCGATGGTGTTTTGATCAATGGGAAATCTGGAAATGGTACCGATGAACCCCTCTTCACCATGAAGCCAGGGAAGACCTACAGGTACAGGATTTGCAATGTTGGTATCAAGACCTCATTGAATTTCAGGATTCAAGGACACATGATGAAGTTGGTTGAGATGGATGGTTCCCACGTTGTTCAGAACACCTACGACGCTCTTGACATTCACGTCGGTCAATGTCTCTCGGTGTTGGTGACTGCAGATAAGACACCAAAAGACTACCACATGGTTGCCTCAACCAGATTCATCAAGCAAGTCTTCACCACCACCGCTACTATCCGATATGAAGGTTCCAACATTCCTGCATCTCCTGAGCTTCCCGAAGGACCCACAGGTATTGTATACTCGCTCAACCAGTTCCGCTCCTTCAGATGGAACCTTACAGCTAGCGCTGCCCGTCCTAACCCACAAGGTTCATACCATTATGGTGGCATCAACATCACCCGCACCATTAAGATCGTCAACTCTGCCTCAACCGTCGACGGTAAGCTTCGTTATGGCATCAATGGTGTCTCACATACAAACCCAGAAACCCCTCTCAAGCTTGCTGAATACTACCAAGTACCAGAGAAGGTATTCAAATACGACACCATATCCGATGAACCAACCCCAGAGAGTGCTGACAAGATCACTGTTCAACCCAATGTTGTTAATGCAACTTTCCGTGATTTCGTTGAAATCGTATTCGAGAACCACGAGAAATCAATCCAGTCATGGCATTTGGATGGGTACTCATTCTTTGCTGTCGCTATTGAAGCTGGGAAATGGACTCCAGAAAAGAGAAAGAACTACAACTTGCTCGATGCTGTGAGCAGGCACACAATTCAGGTTTACCCAGGTTGCTGGGCAGCCATTATGCTCACTTTCGATAATGCCGGTATGTGGAACTTGAGGTCTAACCTATGGGAAAGGTACTACTTGGGCCAACAATTGTACGTCAGTGTTACCTCGCCAGCCAGATCTCTCAGAGACGAATACAACATTCCTGACAACGCGGAGCTTTGCGGAATTGTTAAGGACTTGCCCAAGCCACCTCCATACACCATCTAA